One window from the genome of Pararhizobium gei encodes:
- a CDS encoding PAS domain-containing hybrid sensor histidine kinase/response regulator produces MSDLPNLRKRITDEFGVPRRTLGDKPAPQYAPTVLPGPDEDTVRDGNKSVVKLLLAGVGLLCSAAVLGAGFVADLQFLSGFLALAGTSGAGLLLIDWYRAAFKDNVGRGGSEIASDRRWERSETSQLLSTVHDALGDIALIRSPNGRIVQANKVFCRLTGWQRPEGATCETLGLEFEPASGPNHFRVRIAADNGVRLFDWHDVVAREPASGAFMLHSIARDVTEEVHAARRSEEARRRAESASEAKSRLLATVSHEIRTPLSGILGMSHLMGQTRLSSEQKNYLAGMRQSGHALVHLVDGLLDFSSIEAGRFRLRPAPEPLRETIESVVEMLSHRAHEKGIEVGSSVMADVPGLLDFDAARLRQVLFNVIGNAVKFTQIGGVLVTASVDGKDIVISVEDSGPGMTPREQERVFDEFEQAGGNEQRAGGSGLGLAISRRVIEESGGSLTVSSIKGKGSTFEIRFPAEGADLATASLARLGVLSGSRVMVMAPAGPASRALSATIKTLGGVCTIAETVDEARAFVSSRTPGASLTDIIVDHRHAAQFRQLLARMPALDNPSLRKTYLVNPEERTGRPINQMDGYHAWLIRPLREKSLVAVLRGQMKGMEVRDAINDNRPVLRELAVLNDRQPQGGVLLAEDDPINALMVRAILERAGHTVSTVRDFQAVDLALFDASQAERAKPRLIISDLNMPGGDGLSMLKRLRAQERLSDEPPVPVIVLTSDTQADTLRDLLAAGADAVLAKPADPQALTTEVSRLLDR; encoded by the coding sequence ATGAGCGACCTTCCGAACCTGAGAAAGCGGATAACAGACGAGTTCGGCGTGCCCCGTCGCACTCTGGGCGATAAACCCGCTCCTCAGTATGCGCCGACTGTTTTGCCGGGACCGGACGAAGATACAGTGCGCGACGGAAACAAATCCGTTGTGAAGCTGCTTTTGGCAGGGGTCGGCTTGCTTTGCTCAGCCGCCGTTCTCGGTGCCGGTTTTGTTGCCGATCTCCAATTTCTCTCCGGCTTTCTGGCCCTTGCCGGAACGTCAGGCGCGGGCCTGCTGCTCATCGACTGGTATCGAGCTGCTTTCAAGGACAATGTCGGACGCGGCGGTAGCGAAATCGCCAGCGACAGGCGGTGGGAGCGCAGCGAAACCTCGCAGCTCCTCTCGACGGTTCATGACGCGCTCGGCGATATCGCCCTGATACGCTCTCCGAACGGGCGGATCGTGCAGGCCAACAAGGTCTTCTGCCGGCTGACAGGCTGGCAACGGCCGGAGGGCGCGACCTGCGAGACGCTGGGCCTGGAATTCGAGCCGGCGTCCGGCCCCAATCATTTTCGCGTGCGAATCGCGGCGGATAACGGCGTCCGGCTCTTCGACTGGCATGATGTCGTGGCGCGGGAGCCGGCCAGCGGCGCCTTCATGCTGCACAGCATCGCTCGAGACGTGACCGAGGAAGTTCATGCCGCCCGCAGAAGCGAGGAGGCGCGCCGCCGCGCGGAAAGCGCCAGCGAGGCGAAGTCGCGGCTGCTTGCCACCGTCAGCCATGAAATCCGCACGCCGTTGTCAGGCATTCTTGGCATGAGCCACCTTATGGGCCAGACGCGCTTGAGCAGCGAGCAGAAAAACTATCTTGCCGGCATGCGCCAGTCCGGGCACGCGCTCGTTCACCTGGTCGATGGCCTGCTGGATTTCTCGTCGATCGAGGCCGGCCGTTTCCGGTTGCGTCCGGCACCGGAACCCCTGCGCGAAACGATCGAGAGCGTCGTCGAAATGCTTTCACACCGTGCGCATGAGAAAGGCATCGAGGTCGGTTCCTCGGTGATGGCGGATGTTCCGGGCCTCTTGGATTTCGATGCGGCCCGATTGAGGCAGGTGCTGTTCAACGTGATTGGCAATGCGGTGAAATTTACACAGATTGGCGGCGTTCTCGTCACAGCCTCGGTTGACGGCAAAGATATTGTCATCAGCGTGGAGGATAGCGGGCCAGGCATGACGCCGCGGGAGCAGGAGCGTGTCTTCGACGAGTTCGAGCAGGCCGGTGGCAACGAGCAACGCGCGGGCGGTTCTGGTCTTGGTCTGGCCATCTCACGGCGGGTCATCGAGGAATCCGGTGGCTCCCTGACGGTGTCCAGCATCAAGGGCAAGGGAAGCACCTTCGAAATCCGGTTTCCCGCCGAGGGCGCCGATTTAGCCACAGCATCCCTTGCCCGGCTCGGCGTCCTCTCCGGCTCCCGTGTTATGGTCATGGCGCCAGCAGGGCCTGCTTCGAGAGCATTGTCGGCAACCATCAAAACATTGGGCGGTGTCTGCACAATTGCTGAAACGGTGGACGAAGCGCGCGCGTTCGTGAGTTCCCGGACCCCTGGCGCTTCTCTCACCGACATTATCGTGGACCATCGCCATGCGGCGCAGTTCCGGCAGTTGCTCGCCCGGATGCCGGCGCTGGACAATCCGTCGCTGCGAAAGACCTATCTGGTCAATCCAGAGGAACGGACCGGCCGGCCGATCAACCAGATGGACGGTTATCACGCCTGGCTCATCCGGCCGCTCAGGGAAAAATCGCTTGTCGCGGTGTTGCGCGGACAAATGAAGGGGATGGAAGTGCGCGATGCCATCAACGACAACCGCCCGGTCCTGCGCGAACTGGCGGTTTTGAACGACAGGCAGCCGCAGGGCGGCGTGCTGCTGGCCGAGGACGATCCGATCAATGCCCTGATGGTACGCGCCATTCTGGAGCGGGCCGGCCACACTGTCAGCACGGTTCGTGATTTCCAGGCAGTGGACCTGGCGCTTTTCGATGCGTCGCAAGCAGAGCGTGCCAAGCCGCGACTGATCATCTCGGATCTCAATATGCCGGGCGGCGACGGATTGTCCATGCTCAAGCGATTGCGCGCGCAGGAACGCCTGTCCGATGAACCGCCGGTTCCCGTGATCGTTCTCACCTCGGATACGCAGGCAGACACCCTCCGGGACCTTCTTGCGGCGGGAGCCGACGCGGTTCTGGCGAAACCGGCCGATCCGCAAGCGCTGACAACCGAAGTCAGCCGCTTGCTGGATCGTTAA
- a CDS encoding GNAT family N-acetyltransferase: MVTVADQPLTRVRSSKAPAADVLGRIGTLETRLARNAGEIDAAQAVRYKVFVEEMKAQIPQEAARRKRDADIWDAVCDHLLVLDTTIEGDAEEQIVGTYRLLRQDVAQATGGFYSASEFCVDALLKRQPDKKFMELGRSCVLPEYRTKRTVELLWQGNWAYALKHGVDAMFGCGSFPGVVPEEHALALSFLHHNMLVRDEWHVTARPELFRNMDLMPTEAISMRKALAALPPLIKGYMRLGAMVGEGAVVDHAFRTTDVLIVLPINNISGRYINYYGADAGRFAS, encoded by the coding sequence ATGGTGACCGTGGCTGACCAGCCGCTGACCCGTGTCCGCAGCTCCAAGGCACCCGCCGCCGACGTGCTTGGCCGTATCGGTACTCTGGAAACGCGGCTTGCGCGCAATGCCGGCGAAATCGATGCCGCGCAGGCCGTCCGCTACAAGGTCTTCGTGGAAGAGATGAAGGCACAGATCCCGCAGGAGGCGGCTCGCCGCAAGCGCGATGCCGATATCTGGGACGCGGTCTGCGATCATCTTCTGGTGCTGGACACGACAATCGAAGGCGATGCCGAAGAGCAGATTGTCGGAACCTACAGGCTGCTTCGCCAGGATGTGGCTCAAGCGACGGGCGGTTTTTATTCCGCGTCGGAATTCTGCGTCGATGCGCTGCTCAAGCGCCAGCCGGACAAGAAATTCATGGAACTCGGCCGATCCTGCGTTTTGCCGGAATACCGGACGAAGCGCACCGTCGAGCTTCTCTGGCAGGGAAACTGGGCCTATGCCCTGAAGCACGGCGTCGACGCCATGTTTGGCTGCGGTTCCTTTCCCGGCGTCGTGCCCGAGGAACATGCGCTGGCGCTGTCCTTCCTGCATCACAACATGCTCGTGCGCGACGAATGGCATGTGACCGCACGGCCGGAACTGTTCCGTAACATGGACCTGATGCCGACCGAGGCGATCAGCATGCGCAAGGCGCTTGCCGCCCTGCCGCCCTTGATCAAGGGGTATATGCGGCTCGGGGCAATGGTGGGCGAAGGCGCGGTTGTCGACCATGCCTTCCGGACCACCGACGTCCTGATCGTTCTGCCGATCAACAATATTTCCGGCCGCTACATC